The Novipirellula caenicola DNA segment TATGCGGCTCTTTCGATCGCTGAAATCATTGTGGTTTCGTCGTCTGCAATGCGGTGGGGACTTTGACAGGAAAGGCGGGATTACCAGTTCAGTGGTTTGAGCCACGCGGCTTTGGCATCGGCCAGCGCTACGCTAAGCACCGATCCGGCATCGGTCATGATCTCCAGTTTGCCGGAGTCGTCCATTGTACCAAGCCGTGTCGCGGTTACAGCCGATTTTGCAAACAGTTCGGCAAATGCGTCCGCTTGGTTGCTTGGCACTTCGCACAAGAAGCGGGTGTTCGACTCGCTGAACATCACCTCGGTCGCCGACAATCCTGATGCCTTACAGATCGCGTCGATATTCAGACTCATGCCCAACCCACCAGCCATCGCCATTTCGGTCGCGGCGACGGCCAAACCGCCCTCGCTCAAATCATGGCAAGCGCGGATCAACCGCTTGTTGATCGCTTGATGGACCGCGGCAAAGGTGTTTTTGGCTTTCGCCGCATCGACTGTGGGAACTTGTCCGCCATCCAAACCGAGCGACAGCAGCAAGTGCGACCCGCCGAGTTCCGATTTGGTTTCACCAACCAGGAAGACGGCGTTGCCCGCCGCCTTGGCGTCCATCGTGACCGCTTTGGCGACATCGTCAATTTGCCCCATCGCACTGATCAACAAACTAGGCGGGATCGCGATGGTTTGACGGTTGCCGTCGGCGTCGTTGTAGCTGAACTCGTTGTTCAAGCTGTCTTTGCCGCTGACAAATGGCGTGCCCAGCGTAACGGCCATGTCCTGGCACGCGATCGCGGCGCGGACCAGCGAACCGAGTGTTTCGGAGCGATCGGTGTATCCCCAGCAGAAGTTATCGAGAATCGCGATCTTGGCCGGATCGGCACCGACCGCCACTGCGTTTCGCATCGCTTCATCGATCGCCGAGGTGGCCATGTGATAGGTGTCAAAATCACCATAGTGAGGATTCATGCCACACGAGATCACCAAGCCACGACGACTTTCCAGTCGTGGTTTGACCACCGCCGCGTCGCTGGGACCGTCGCACATCGGGCCGACCAACGGTTTGACGACGCTGCCCGCTTGGACTTCGTGATCGTATTGGCGGATGATCCAGTGCTTGCTGGCGACATTCAGGCTGCCCATGATCTTCAAAAGCACGTCGCGATGACCAGCGTCGTCCAGCGAAGGCAATTCGGCCTTTGTCGTTGGTGCGGGATGATAGACCGCGTCGCGAATGATCGGCGGTCGACCGTCGTGCAAAAATTCCATCGAAACATCGCCGACAACGTTGCCGTGATAGGTCAGTTGCAAACGCCCAGTGGGTGCAAATCGTCCCAGGATCGCCGCCTCGACGCCTTCGCTTTCACAAAGCTCGCGAAGTTCGTCCCACGAGTCTTGCGGTACCGACAACACCATTCGCTCTTGTGCTTCAGAGATCCAGATTTCGGTATAGCTGAGACCTTCGTATTTCAGTGGTGCTTTTTCGAGCCAGACTTCGGCGCCGAGCTTTTCGCCCATCTCGCCCACGGCACTCGAAAAACCGCCCGCCCCACAATCGGTCACGGCGTTATAGAGCCCGCGGTCACGAGCTTGCATCAGAACGTCGAGCACCATCTTTTCGGTGATCGCGTTGCCGATTTGCACGGCACCGCCGGAAAGCGATTCGGATTCGCTGGTCAATTCCGCTGAACTGAACGTCGCCCCGTGAATACCATCGCGACCGGTGCGTCCACCGATGGCGACAATCAAATCATCAGGCTGGACTTCTTTCTCTTCCATCCCGACAGGAATGATGCCGACGTTTCCGCAATACACCAGCGGATTGCCCAGATAACGGCGGTCAAAGTAAACGGCGCCGTTGACGGTCGGGATGCCCATTCGATTGCCGTAGTCACGCACGCCCGAGACAACGCCTTTCATCACTCGGCGAGGATGCAGCACGCCAGGCGGCAGACCGGTGGGATCGGTGTCGGGCGGAGCGAAACAGAAGACGTCAGTATTGCAAACCGGCTTGGCTCCCATCCCGGTGCCCATCGGGTCACGGATCACGCCGCCAAGTCCCGTGTTCGCACCACCGTAGGGCTCCAGTGCAGACGGGTGATTATGCGTTTCGACTTTGAAACAAACGTGGTACTCGTCATCGAACGTGACGACACCGGCGTTGTCCTTGAACACGCTGACGCACCAATCGTTGTCGCCGAGCGTTTTGCGGATCGTTTGCGTGGCGGCAAAGATCGTTTCTTTGAGCATGTTGTCGTACTGACGCTCGTCCGCTTCGGGAGTCCCATCGGCACCGGGGCCGCGATAGTGGATACGCCCGGCCAGCGTTTTGTGGCTGCAGTGTTCGGACCACGTTTGCGCGACCGTCTCCAGTTCGATGTCGGTTGGATCACGACCGATCGATTCAAAGTGATCGCGAATCGTCTGCATCTCGACCAGCGTCAAATACAACTGGCCTTCTTTGGAAAGCGTTTCGAGTTCCGCATCGGTGAGTTTCCGAATCGGAATCGTTTTCAATTCGAATTGGCCTGCCGATCCGACATCCAATTGGTCCATTTCGAGCGGACCCACGACAACCTGCTCGACCGAGTCGTTCGACAGCGCTCGGCGGCAAATCGCATCGAGCACCGGTTCGTCGACGTCGCTGATCCAGAATTTGCGAAGCGTCCGCACGGCATCGACGTTGAATCCGATGTCCTTGGCCGCGGCAATCGTACTGGCGGCTACCGGGTCCATCACGCCCGGTTTAGGAAGCACGTTGACGAGTGTCAAACTATCGCCGGGTGGCTCGTTCAATTCATCCTGGCCGGCAATCGCGACGACCGAGCGTTCGGTGACCGCGTCGACCAACAGCGTGTTGGCAAGCTGGACCGCTTGGTCATGACCGAAGTCGCCTTGGATCAAGAAACTGCGAGCACAATCGACATCCAAATGGTCATGCAGCCCAAGTTCGTGAATTTCTTCTTGGGTTCGCGCGGCTTCACGATCGACTTGACCTTCGGCCGGATAAATATCAATTTGCCAAAGCGGCATGGTTGCGTTTCCAGTATTTCAAAATTTCGAAGTGAAGTTTATTCGCTGAAGGTCAGCGTTTGGATCGTTGACGAAGTCGACGCCCCCGTTTTTTACGCCAACGGCGCTAAATTCCATAGCCCCGGGGGCCTCGGTATCTGCGGAAATCCATGAAGCGATCGCTGGCAAACATCGCAGAACGCGAAATTTGCGGGTGCGGTATGGCGTTTTTGTCACGCCCAAGCGGAGTCAAAACGAATCTCGAATCGTTTTTGCCTCGGTCAACCATCGCAGCAGACTCTCGTCGTCGTGCGTGTGCATCCATTGGCGGACCTCGTCGATCGATCCGGCCAAGCGGCGAAGTTGTTCCTCAATCGCAGGCCGATTTTCTTGACAAATCGCCAACCACATCGCGGGATCCCCCGCGGCAACACGAGTGATATCGGTCCACCCGCTGCCCACCAGATCCGCTGATTGATCACAAACCAATTTGGCCACGGCCGACGATGCCAGGTGGGGAACGTGGCTAACTGCGGCCAAGTGGGTATCGTGATCCTCGGGGCTGAGCGTGACGATGCGTCCGCCGGTCAACCGCCAAAACTGCTCCGCTCGCTTGAGCAAATTCGTGGGCGTTTGCTCGCTGGGGGTCAGCACGATCACTTTGCCGACAAACAAGTTCGCCGTGGCATGCTCGGCCCCCGTTTTTTCGCTTCCGGCGATCGGATGAGCCGCAACAAACTTGGCAACCGCAGCGGGACACTGGCTAACGGAATTGACGATCGTTCGCTTGGTGCTGCCGACGTCGGTGATCAAACACTGTGGCTTGGACGCCTGGGCAACCGCGATCACCTTTTCAGCGACCTTGTCCACGGGCGTCGCCACCACAACGACGTCGACGTCAACGCACGCGTCGGCGACCGATTCGGTCACCGAATCGACCACTCCCTGATCGACCCACCGCTGGCCTTTTTCAGCAGAACGAACGATACCGATGACATGCACGTCAGGGATCGATTGACGGATCGCGCGAGCCACGCTGCCGCCAAGCAGCCCCACGCCCAGAATCGCGACACGAGCGGGCCTAAATTCCGAGTGGGAGTCTTTCATGCTGAGAGCTATCGGCGTCGTCGAGTCGGATCGAGAAGAAGGGGGAGGGAAGCGAAGGCGTCGCGACGCCTTAGAGATTCGGTAACTTGTGACCAAGTTTTTCGCGTTTGGTACTGAGGTACCTTTGGTTGTGCTCGTTGACCGCCGATACGATCGGAACTTGATCGACCACACGCAGATCGAAACCACGCAGGTTGAACGCTTCGGTCTTTTTCGGATTGTTGGTCAACAATCGAACTTCGCTGAGCCCCAGATCCTTCAAGATTTGCAAGCCGATTCCATAGTCACGCATGTCGGCTTTGAAACCGAGCGCGTGGTTGGCTTCGACCGTGTCCATGCCGTTGTCCTGCAACGCGTAAGCCCGAATTTTCTGAGCCAATCCGATCCCGCGTCCCTCTTGCGGCAAATAAACCAACGTCCCTCGGCCTTCTTTGCTGATCGTTTCGAGCGCCATCTGCAATTGGTCACCACAATCACAGCGCAGCGACGCGATCAAGTCACCGGTAAAGCAACTGCTGTGCATCCGCACCAACGGCGCCTCTGCAGTGCCGCCTTGGTCATCGTTCAAATCGCCATAAACCAATGCGATCGGTTGCTGGTCTTCGTACTGGACCGCGTAGACGATGATCTTGAAGCTGCCGTATCGGGTGGGCAACTCGGCTTCGGCCGCGCGGCTGATCAGTTTTTCGCTGACGCGTCGATGGGCGATCAGCTGTTCGATACTGATGATTTTCAGATTGTTCTTTTGAGCGATTGCCGACAGCGAATCTCGCGACGCGCGGTCTCCGGTTTCATCAAGCACTTCGCAAAGCACCCCAGCGGGACGCAAACCAGCCATGCGAGCTAGATCGACCGAGGCTTCTGTGTGTCCGGCACGGCGAAGCACGCCCCCTTCTTTGGCCAACAGCGGATATACGTGTCCAGGTCGGACAAATTCGGCCGCCGTGCAATCGTCGGCGGTCATCCGCAGGATCGTGTCACTTTTTTCCCGCGCGGTGATCCCTGTTTTCGCAGTGCGAATATCAACGGGGGTCATAAACGCCGTTTTCAGGGGGGCATCGTTCAGCGCGACAATGGGCGCCAGCTCCAACCGCTTACAGACTTCGGGCAACACCGACACGCACAATTGGCCGCGGCCTGAGAGCATAAAATTAATGGTTTCGGGCGTTGCTTTTTCAGCAGCGCAGATGAAATCGCCTTCATTTTCGCGATCTTCCGCATCCACAACGATCACCACTTCGCCTCGGCGAATGGCTTCTACCGCTTCGGGAACGGTGTTGAGCTCGATGGCCATATTGAACTTTGTACGAGTAAGACGACTAAACAGGGTCGACAGGGAACGTATTATACGATTGTCAACGCAACGCTCCCACCGCCCCATTTTTGCAGTGGGACGGAATTGTTGGCCTACCTGAATTCTATTGCAGTGGGCGTTTAAAGGACGATTGATGCACTATTTTGACCGTTTCCCGTCACTCGACCGCCTTGCTACACAATCCGGCTCGCCCGGTATCGCTTCGCGCGGTGGTATCGCCTCGCGAGGTATTGCCTCGCCCGGGATGGTGAGGGCGTGGGTCGCGTTATGTGCGTTGGCCGCCGCGGGCCCTCTGCACGCCGCCCCCCCCACGAATGCTGGCGAACGCGATAAATCGGCCTCGCCGCCCGCACTTCATCCAGCGGATCACATGGACGACAAGGCGGCTGTGGTAGACAAGGCGGTTGCGGTGGAAAAGGCCGCCGAGCCGCGGAAGTTTGCGAACCAACGCTACTCTCAGCGAGAGGACCATGCGGGGCTTTGCGACGTCATCCTTCCCGGCGGTGCCGAACCGCCCCCTGGCGGATTTCCCACCGTGGTGATCGTCCACGGCGGTGCGTGGATGAGTGGCGACAAATGGACGATCGAAGGCTACGCGCGTTTCTTGGCCGAACATGGTTACGCGACCATCAACATCAACTATCGCTTGGCTCCTCGCTACAAATTTCCCTCGCAGGTCGATGATGTTCGCGAAGCGCTGGTGTGGGCCCAAGAGAATGCCGCTCGTTTTTCACTCGACCTCCGTCGTATCGGGCTGTTTGGTTACTCGGCAGGCGGCCACTTGTCGCTGCTGGTTTCGGTGCTCGGCGACGAACCGATGGAAACCAAGTTGGCGTCGAGCGAGTGGGCTGCGGACGACGAACGATGGCAAAAACTGCCGACGATCCAAGCCGTCTGTGTCGGAGGCCCCCCATGCGACTTTCGTAATCTGCCGCCCGAGAACACCGGATTGGCCTATTTTCTTGGAGGCTCTCGCAGCGAAAAACCCGGTGTGTACGAAGCGGCGTCACCGACCGCACACGTCTCGGCCGAGGACCCGCCGGTTCATCTGATCCACGGGGAAGCCGATTCAATCGTTCCGATCCAAAATAGCCTGCGGTTTCGCGAACGAGCGCAAGCCGTTGGCGTCCTCTGCGACTTGACGACCATTGCCGGACAAGGCCATTTGATCACGTTCATGAACCCTCAAACCAGCAAGGCGATGATCGAGTTCTTTGACAAGGTGTTGTCACAACCGTAGCTGGAACTCGCAGTAGTCAGTGTCGCCAAAAATCCGCCAAGCGGGATCGTTAGCAAGGATCCACTACGAGGCCGCTACAAACGAGGAAACGAAAACGACGACCCTGACGACGATTTCGTCGAGAAGCTAGGACCACCCGGTGGCCGCGGAGGTGGCGGGGGTGGACGAGGAATGACCGCGGGCTGGATCCGCAATCCCACCGGAACGTCAAGTTCCCACTGCGCCAGATAGGGCCAGGGCGTGCCGGGATGTTCGTCGATGCATTTGTTTAGCGAATGAACCGCCGTATCGACCCAATACCGGGACTCGGATGTTCGCAATTGAGCATCCGGCAACAGCGTGATCTCATTCGTCTCGAGCGACAACGTCTCAGTCACGTTCTCGGTCGCCGCCAAGTACTCGCGATAACGTGCTTGCGTGGCATACACACGTCCTTTGGTTAAATCGAACGAGGCTTGCCAGCGTGGTGAGGTTTCATCTTGCCACGGCACGGACGTGTCCTCCATACGCACGATCAACGACTGTAGCGCCGCGCTGGCCTTTTCAATCCGAGCCCGTTCGATCCGCAGCGCACGTGTCAATTGACTGCGAAACGTGGCCGGCACAACGTAAGGATGCAAGACCGCATAGGGATAGACCACATCACGCTGACCAAGAAACGTCATCCGTGGCGGCACAAACAATTCAGCCTGCTGATAACTAAGCGTCGCGGCATCGACAACAAATTGACGCACCGGATGATCTTGTAGCGACTGAACATACTGATGGACCGAAGCATAATCGGGCAAATAGTCGGTACGATTCGCCCACGAACCGATGCTGCGAGTACCGTCTTCGTCAAGCATCGTGAACGAACCGCCGGTTTGCAGTGCCAACCGTGTCAAGGCAAACGGTCCAAACCCCGAGTGCAATCGTTCGCGATATGGGCCACCGTACCAGGGCGTGTTTGCCGCCACGCTAGCGCCGGATTGTTGCCACAGAGGAAGAGCCGATTCGTGCCAATAGGGAACCAGGAA contains these protein-coding regions:
- a CDS encoding prephenate dehydrogenase; this translates as MKDSHSEFRPARVAILGVGLLGGSVARAIRQSIPDVHVIGIVRSAEKGQRWVDQGVVDSVTESVADACVDVDVVVVATPVDKVAEKVIAVAQASKPQCLITDVGSTKRTIVNSVSQCPAAVAKFVAAHPIAGSEKTGAEHATANLFVGKVIVLTPSEQTPTNLLKRAEQFWRLTGGRIVTLSPEDHDTHLAAVSHVPHLASSAVAKLVCDQSADLVGSGWTDITRVAAGDPAMWLAICQENRPAIEEQLRRLAGSIDEVRQWMHTHDDESLLRWLTEAKTIRDSF
- the ribA gene encoding GTP cyclohydrolase II, which translates into the protein MAIELNTVPEAVEAIRRGEVVIVVDAEDRENEGDFICAAEKATPETINFMLSGRGQLCVSVLPEVCKRLELAPIVALNDAPLKTAFMTPVDIRTAKTGITAREKSDTILRMTADDCTAAEFVRPGHVYPLLAKEGGVLRRAGHTEASVDLARMAGLRPAGVLCEVLDETGDRASRDSLSAIAQKNNLKIISIEQLIAHRRVSEKLISRAAEAELPTRYGSFKIIVYAVQYEDQQPIALVYGDLNDDQGGTAEAPLVRMHSSCFTGDLIASLRCDCGDQLQMALETISKEGRGTLVYLPQEGRGIGLAQKIRAYALQDNGMDTVEANHALGFKADMRDYGIGLQILKDLGLSEVRLLTNNPKKTEAFNLRGFDLRVVDQVPIVSAVNEHNQRYLSTKREKLGHKLPNL
- the purL gene encoding phosphoribosylformylglycinamidine synthase subunit PurL, with translation MPLWQIDIYPAEGQVDREAARTQEEIHELGLHDHLDVDCARSFLIQGDFGHDQAVQLANTLLVDAVTERSVVAIAGQDELNEPPGDSLTLVNVLPKPGVMDPVAASTIAAAKDIGFNVDAVRTLRKFWISDVDEPVLDAICRRALSNDSVEQVVVGPLEMDQLDVGSAGQFELKTIPIRKLTDAELETLSKEGQLYLTLVEMQTIRDHFESIGRDPTDIELETVAQTWSEHCSHKTLAGRIHYRGPGADGTPEADERQYDNMLKETIFAATQTIRKTLGDNDWCVSVFKDNAGVVTFDDEYHVCFKVETHNHPSALEPYGGANTGLGGVIRDPMGTGMGAKPVCNTDVFCFAPPDTDPTGLPPGVLHPRRVMKGVVSGVRDYGNRMGIPTVNGAVYFDRRYLGNPLVYCGNVGIIPVGMEEKEVQPDDLIVAIGGRTGRDGIHGATFSSAELTSESESLSGGAVQIGNAITEKMVLDVLMQARDRGLYNAVTDCGAGGFSSAVGEMGEKLGAEVWLEKAPLKYEGLSYTEIWISEAQERMVLSVPQDSWDELRELCESEGVEAAILGRFAPTGRLQLTYHGNVVGDVSMEFLHDGRPPIIRDAVYHPAPTTKAELPSLDDAGHRDVLLKIMGSLNVASKHWIIRQYDHEVQAGSVVKPLVGPMCDGPSDAAVVKPRLESRRGLVISCGMNPHYGDFDTYHMATSAIDEAMRNAVAVGADPAKIAILDNFCWGYTDRSETLGSLVRAAIACQDMAVTLGTPFVSGKDSLNNEFSYNDADGNRQTIAIPPSLLISAMGQIDDVAKAVTMDAKAAGNAVFLVGETKSELGGSHLLLSLGLDGGQVPTVDAAKAKNTFAAVHQAINKRLIRACHDLSEGGLAVAATEMAMAGGLGMSLNIDAICKASGLSATEVMFSESNTRFLCEVPSNQADAFAELFAKSAVTATRLGTMDDSGKLEIMTDAGSVLSVALADAKAAWLKPLNW
- a CDS encoding alpha/beta hydrolase; the encoded protein is MHYFDRFPSLDRLATQSGSPGIASRGGIASRGIASPGMVRAWVALCALAAAGPLHAAPPTNAGERDKSASPPALHPADHMDDKAAVVDKAVAVEKAAEPRKFANQRYSQREDHAGLCDVILPGGAEPPPGGFPTVVIVHGGAWMSGDKWTIEGYARFLAEHGYATININYRLAPRYKFPSQVDDVREALVWAQENAARFSLDLRRIGLFGYSAGGHLSLLVSVLGDEPMETKLASSEWAADDERWQKLPTIQAVCVGGPPCDFRNLPPENTGLAYFLGGSRSEKPGVYEAASPTAHVSAEDPPVHLIHGEADSIVPIQNSLRFRERAQAVGVLCDLTTIAGQGHLITFMNPQTSKAMIEFFDKVLSQP